From the Phoenix dactylifera cultivar Barhee BC4 chromosome 10, palm_55x_up_171113_PBpolish2nd_filt_p, whole genome shotgun sequence genome, one window contains:
- the LOC103723834 gene encoding protein PSK SIMULATOR 1 translates to MRKLHTESSWWLGRVGLARGSGRKKGAAAKEPERAAAIGVLAFEVASLMSKAVALWHSLGDEQIIRLRDEVLHLEGVRKLVSDDDDLLLGLALAEMMDSLASLSRSVARLGKRCADPVLQRFEHLFADLVKNGVDLHGIRYAGKKMERKATKMERLVAASSDLYQELEVLGELEQALRRMLAGADPGRRGGLIEFKQKVIRQRQHVKYLREASLWNRTYDYAVRLLARSLFTIVARVEHAFGFQQKAAADATGGDQKATVTLLSRSHSIAGLTHSSVHPSGGDRIRRFPSGPLASPRTRSGPIAVADRASGRQCLPHGGLTPAAKRQNSKTRWPVTGRPFSGCMVGGFESPVLQSCIPLDSGFRRSSVAASRIASRAEGVKPEVRFQGNIFNMNAFLSMLESRQKLLNAPESTLGAAALALHYANVIIVIEKLVASPHLIGPDARDDLYNMLPTSVRAALWARLKSYAKNMASSVYDPVLAAEWSEALTRILDWLSPLAHNMIRWQSERNFEHQHLVSSSNVLLLQTLYFANQMKTEAAITELLVGLNYLWRYGRELDAKAILECVSSRDLDDPLDSKD, encoded by the coding sequence ATGAGGAAGCTGCACACGGAATCGTCCTGGTGGCTCGGGCGCGTGGGGCTAGCGAGGGGGAGCGGCCGGAAGAAGGGAGCGGCGGCCAAGGAGCCGGAGAGGGCCGCCGCCATCGGGGTGCTGGCCTTCGAGGTGGCGAGCCTCATGTCCAAGGCCGTCGCCCTCTGGCACTCCCTGGGCGACGAGCAGATCATCCGCCTGCGCGACGAGGTCCTGCATCTGGAGGGCGTCCGGAAGCTTGTCTCCGACGACGACGATTTGCTTCTGGGTCTGGCGCTCGCCGAGATGATGGACTCCCTCGCCTCCCTGTCGCGCTCCGTTGCGAGGCTCGGCAAGCGCTGCGCCGACCCCGTGCTCCAGCGGTTCGAGCACCTCTTCGCGGATCTGGTCAAGAACGGCGTCGATCTGCACGGGATCCGGTACGCCGGGAAGAAGATGGAGCGGAAGGCCACGAAGATGGAACGGTTGGTGGCCGCCAGCTCGGACCTCTACCAGGAGCTGGAGGTGCTGGGGGAGCTGGAGCAGGCGCTGAGGAGGATGCTGGCGGGCGCCGACCCGGGCCGTCGCGGCGGCCTCATCGAGTTCAAGCAGAAGGTCATCAGGCAGAGGCAGCATGTGAAGTATCTCCGGGAGGCCTCGCTGTGGAATCGGACCTACGACTATGCCGTCCGCCTGCTGGCGCGATCCCTCTTCACCATCGTCGCAAGGGTCGAGCACGCCTTCGGCTTCCAGCAGAAGGCAGCTGCTGACGCGACTGGCGGCGACCAGAAGGCGACCGTGACCCTCCTTTCTCGCAGCCACTCCATCGCCGGGCTGACGCACTCGTCGGTCCATCCATCCGGGGGTGATAGAATTCGCAGGTTTCCTTCTGGTCCTCTTGCGAGTCCTCGTACGAGATCGGGGCCGATCGCTGTTGCTGACAGAGCGAGTGGCAGGCAGTGTCTACCCCACGGCGGCTTGACTCCCGCTGCAAAGCGCCAGAATTCAAAAACCAGGTGGCCGGTCACCGGAAGACCTTTCAGCGGGTGCATGGTCGGTGGATTTGAGTCCCCTGTTCTGCAGAGCTGCATCCCCTTGGACAGTGGTTTCCGAAGGTCAAGTGTGGCGGCATCGAGGATTGCCAGTCGAGCCGAAGGTGTGAAACCAGAGGTCCGCTTCCAAGGCAACATTTTTAATATGAACGCATTCCTATCTATGCTCGAATCCAGGCAGAAGCTACTGAATGCTCCGGAGTCGACCCTCGGTGCTGCTGCTCTAGCTCTGCATTACGCCAATGTGATAATCGTGATCGAGAAGCTTGTGGCTTCTCCCCATTTAATTGGTCCAGATGCAAGAGATGACCTGTACAATATGTTACCAACCAGTGTAAGAGCAGCCCTGTGGGCGAGGCTGAAGTCCTATGCAAAGAATATGGCTTCCTCAGTTTACGATCCAGTTCTAGCAGCAGAGTGGAGTGAGGCGTTGACGCGGATATTGGACTGGCTCTCTCCGCTTGCTCATAACATGATAAGGTGGCAGTCCGAGCGCAATTTTGAGCACCAGCATTTGGTTTCAAGCTCAAATGTGCTCCTGCTACAGACTCTCTATTTTGCAAATCAGATGAAAACAGAAGCTGCAATAACGGAGCTACTTGTCGGTCTGAACTATTTATGGAGATATGGAAGAGAACTCGATGCAAAAGCTATACTGGAATGTGTCAGCAGCAGAGACTTAGATGATCCTTTAGACTCAAAAGACTGA
- the LOC120112210 gene encoding tropomyosin-1, isoforms 33/34-like produces MSHALYFGVRCFQRTGPSFGTCRWKRLSTHIHEVDTLVFIAQGCQEETRQVSRQLELAKKKIAELGATLAEAEARREATEAGRLAMVEVLEEERAAHSLAKSALRASEARLGEVHSEVAGLRYEGGVLRLKIEQLEARERGALERAEHAVDSFKESEEFRDMLEEKTVDGFLRGFDNFRKQMARICPQFDLSMIHPRMRLGYSSDSDDVPAAQASEAESAELDAAEPATAVAELEGVPEAPAEAPAADPEPVPAEDPPVIAIDDPEGDADATAAP; encoded by the exons ATGTCGCACGCGCTGTATTtcggcgtgcgatgcttccagcggaccgggccgagtttcGGAACTTGCCGCTGGAAGAGGTTGTCAACG CATATCCACGAAGTCGACACCCTGGTATTCATTGCCCAAGGGTGTCAAGAAGAGACTCGGCAAGTCAGCCGGCAATTGGAGCTGGCTAAGAAGAAGATTGCCGAGTTGGGGGCGACGCTGGCCGAGGCTGAGGCGCGGAGGGAGGCCACTGAGGCCGGGCGCCTAGCTATGGTCGAGGTGCTTGAGGAAGAAAGGGCTGCCCACTCCTTGGCCAAGTCAGCTCTgcgcgcctcggaggcgcgcCTGGGGGAGGTCCACTCCGAGGTCGCGGGCCTCAGGTACGAGGGCGGGGTCCTGCGCCTCAAGATCGAGCAACTGGAGGCTCGAGAAAGGGGCGCACTCGAGCGGGCCGAACATGCCGTAGACTCCTTCAAAGAATCGGAGGAGTTTCGCGATATGTTAGAGGAGAAAACCGTCgacgggttcctccggggcttcGACAACTTCCGAAAGCAGATGGCCCGGATCTGCCCCCAGTTCGATCTTTCGATGATTCATCCGAGGATGAGGCTGGGTTACAGCTCCGATTCGGATGACGTTCCCGCCGCCCAGGCATCCGAGGCGGAGTCGGCTGAGTTGGACGCAGCCGAGCCTGCGACGGCGGTGGCCGAGTTGGAGGGCGTTCCCGAGGCACCCGCCGAGGCCCCTGCCGCAGACCCCGAGCCCGTGCCCGCCGAAGACCCTCCAGTCATCGCCATAGATGACCCCGAGGGTGATGCCGACGCGACTGCCGCCCCTTAG